A stretch of Bradyrhizobium diazoefficiens DNA encodes these proteins:
- the gap gene encoding type I glyceraldehyde-3-phosphate dehydrogenase, which yields MAVRVGINGFGRIGRNVLRAIAESGRKDIEVVGVNDLGPVETNAHLLRFDSVHGRFPGTVTVDGDTINLGGGKIKVTAERDPSKLPWKDLGVDIALECTGIFTSKDKASAHLTAGAKRVLVSAPADGADATIVYGVNHDTLTKEHMVVSNGSCTTNCLAPVAKVLNDLVGIETGFMTTIHAYTGDQPTLDTLHKDLYRGRAAAMSMIPTSTGAAKAIGLVLPELKGKLDGVSIRVPSPNVSVIDLKIVAKRATDPKEINAAMKRASEQQLKSILGYTNAPNVSIDFNHDPHSATFHEDQTKVQNGTLVRVMAWYDNEWGFSNRMADTAVAFAKVI from the coding sequence ATGGCAGTCCGCGTTGGCATTAACGGTTTTGGCCGCATCGGCCGCAACGTCCTGCGGGCGATCGCAGAGTCCGGCCGCAAGGATATCGAAGTGGTCGGCGTCAACGACCTCGGCCCGGTCGAGACCAACGCCCATCTGCTCCGTTTCGACAGCGTCCATGGCCGCTTCCCCGGCACCGTGACCGTCGACGGCGACACGATCAATCTCGGCGGCGGCAAGATCAAGGTGACCGCCGAGCGCGATCCCTCGAAGCTGCCCTGGAAGGATCTCGGCGTCGACATCGCGCTGGAATGCACCGGCATCTTCACCTCGAAGGACAAGGCCTCTGCGCACCTGACCGCCGGCGCTAAGCGCGTGCTGGTGTCCGCGCCGGCTGACGGCGCCGACGCCACCATCGTCTACGGCGTCAACCACGACACGCTGACCAAGGAGCACATGGTCGTCTCCAACGGCAGCTGCACCACCAACTGCCTCGCGCCGGTCGCCAAGGTGCTGAACGATCTGGTCGGCATCGAGACCGGCTTCATGACCACGATCCACGCCTATACCGGCGACCAGCCGACGCTGGACACGCTGCACAAGGATCTCTACCGCGGCCGCGCGGCGGCGATGTCGATGATCCCGACCTCGACTGGCGCCGCCAAGGCGATCGGCCTGGTGCTGCCGGAATTGAAGGGCAAGCTCGACGGCGTCTCGATCCGCGTGCCGTCCCCGAACGTCTCGGTCATCGACCTCAAGATCGTGGCCAAGCGCGCCACCGATCCGAAGGAGATCAACGCGGCGATGAAGCGCGCCTCCGAGCAGCAGCTCAAGAGCATTCTCGGCTACACCAACGCGCCGAACGTCTCGATCGACTTCAACCACGATCCGCACTCGGCGACCTTCCACGAGGACCAAACCAAGGTGCAGAACGGCACGCTGGTGCGCGTGATGGCCTGGTACGACAACGAGTGGGGTTTTTCGAACCGCATGGCGGACACCGCCGTCGCCTTCGCGAAGGTGATCTAA
- a CDS encoding cell division protein ZapA translates to MSHINVTINARQYRMACEEGQEVRLLKLAESLETRIQSLRGKFGEIGDARLTVMAALTVCDELVDAGNRIRTMEQELTELRDFRNAAVERARMTQTAVVNALNAAAERIEKSTQVLNRTVGNGIAIG, encoded by the coding sequence ATGAGCCACATCAACGTCACCATCAACGCCCGGCAATACCGCATGGCCTGCGAGGAGGGCCAGGAGGTGCGGCTGCTGAAGCTCGCCGAAAGCCTGGAGACGCGGATCCAGTCGCTGCGCGGAAAATTCGGCGAGATCGGCGATGCGCGGCTCACCGTGATGGCGGCACTGACCGTCTGCGACGAACTGGTCGACGCCGGCAACCGCATCCGCACCATGGAGCAGGAATTGACCGAGCTGCGGGATTTCCGCAATGCCGCCGTCGAGCGCGCCCGGATGACCCAGACCGCGGTGGTGAACGCGCTGAACGCCGCCGCCGAACGCATCGAGAAGTCGACCCAGGTCCTGAACCGGACCGTCGGCAACGGCATCGCGATCGGGTAG
- a CDS encoding TIGR00282 family metallophosphoesterase, protein MRILFVGDVVGRSGRNAIAEYLPGMVKDWSLDFVVVNGENSAGGFGITEAIYQEFLDAGADAVTLGNHSWDQREALVFIERAERLVRPANYPRGTPGRGAALVETKNGKHALVVNALGRVFMTPFDDPFAALERELGACPLGVAADAIVVDFHCEASSEKQGIGFFCDGRASLVVGTHTHVPTADHQILTGGTAYMTDAGMTGDYDSIIGMQKEEPLRRFTSGIPSGRFEPAAGVATLSGVAVETDDATGLALKIAPVRVGGRLEPATPRFWLS, encoded by the coding sequence TTGCGCATTCTCTTCGTGGGTGATGTCGTCGGCCGCAGCGGCCGCAATGCCATCGCCGAATATCTGCCCGGCATGGTCAAGGACTGGTCGCTCGATTTCGTGGTCGTCAACGGCGAGAATTCCGCCGGCGGCTTCGGCATCACCGAAGCAATCTACCAGGAGTTTCTCGATGCCGGCGCCGATGCGGTGACGCTCGGCAATCACTCCTGGGACCAGCGCGAGGCCCTCGTGTTCATCGAGCGCGCAGAGCGCCTGGTACGTCCCGCGAACTATCCGCGCGGCACGCCCGGCCGCGGCGCCGCTTTGGTCGAGACCAAGAACGGCAAGCATGCCCTCGTCGTCAATGCGCTCGGCCGCGTCTTCATGACCCCGTTCGACGATCCCTTTGCCGCACTGGAGCGCGAGCTCGGCGCCTGTCCGCTCGGTGTTGCCGCGGACGCCATCGTCGTCGACTTCCATTGCGAGGCGAGCAGCGAGAAGCAGGGCATCGGCTTCTTCTGCGACGGCCGCGCCAGCCTCGTCGTCGGCACCCACACCCACGTGCCGACCGCCGACCACCAGATCCTCACCGGCGGCACCGCCTACATGACCGACGCCGGCATGACCGGTGACTACGATTCCATCATCGGCATGCAGAAGGAAGAGCCGCTGCGGCGGTTCACGTCGGGGATTCCGTCAGGCCGGTTCGAGCCGGCCGCGGGCGTGGCGACGCTCAGCGGCGTGGCGGTCGAAACCGATGACGCGACGGGGCTTGCGCTCAAGATTGCACCGGTGCGTGTGGGTGGAAGGCTGGAGCCGGCGACGCCGCGATTCTGGTTGAGCTGA
- the tkt gene encoding transketolase, with amino-acid sequence MTQVDHTRMANAIRGLAMDAVEKAKSGHPGLPMGAADMATVLFTQFLKFDIAALDWPDRDRFVLSAGHGSMLLYSLLHLTGSAEMTIEQLKNFRQLGSLTPGHPEHGHTKGIETTTGPLGQGISTAVGMALAEKMLAAEFGKKIVDHHTYVIASDGDLMEGVSQEAIAMAGHWKLNKMIVLYDDNGISIDGPTSISDSVDQVKRFKACGWAAEKIDGQDQAAIAAAITRAQKSSKPTLIACRTTIGFGAPHKAGTAKAHGEALGADELKAAKENLGISLEPFSVPDDVLKAWRAAGSRGAAARQEWEARLGELGSRKRAEFERRLRHERPASLAKAFKTYKKELLEKPMTAATRKSSEAVIEVIAGAMPMEFLAGSADLTGSNNNKAKSATAFSAKTPKGRFIHYGIREHGMCAAMNGIFLHGGFAPNGATFLVFTDYARPAMRLAALMGTGVVYVMTHDSIGLGEDGPTHQPVEHLSALRAIPNMRVFRPCDSIEVAECWELALNRIDGPTVLALTRQNLPQLRTNAPNESPCQYGAYELVAAQGEAKATLFASGSEVEMAVAAQKQLAERGIPTRVVSVPSLELLLAQPKERRDEIIGKAPIKVAIEAAVRWGWDAVIGPDGEFVGMHSFGASAPLNKVFQHFGITAEAAVNAVLKRVS; translated from the coding sequence ATGACGCAGGTCGACCACACCCGTATGGCCAACGCGATCCGCGGCCTCGCCATGGACGCTGTCGAGAAAGCGAAATCGGGCCATCCGGGCCTGCCGATGGGCGCCGCCGACATGGCCACGGTGCTGTTCACGCAATTCCTGAAATTCGACATTGCCGCGCTGGACTGGCCCGACCGCGACCGCTTCGTGCTCTCGGCCGGCCACGGCTCGATGCTGCTCTATTCGCTGCTCCATCTCACCGGCAGTGCCGAGATGACGATCGAGCAGCTCAAGAACTTTCGCCAGTTGGGATCGCTGACGCCGGGACACCCCGAACACGGCCACACCAAGGGCATCGAGACCACGACCGGCCCCCTCGGCCAGGGCATCTCGACTGCGGTCGGCATGGCGCTCGCCGAAAAAATGCTGGCCGCCGAGTTCGGCAAGAAGATCGTCGACCACCACACCTATGTGATCGCCTCCGACGGCGACCTGATGGAGGGCGTGTCGCAGGAAGCGATCGCGATGGCCGGGCACTGGAAGCTCAACAAGATGATCGTGCTCTACGACGACAACGGCATCTCCATCGATGGCCCGACCTCGATCTCGGATTCCGTCGACCAGGTGAAGCGCTTCAAGGCGTGCGGCTGGGCCGCCGAGAAGATCGACGGCCAGGACCAGGCGGCGATCGCAGCCGCCATCACCCGCGCGCAAAAATCCAGCAAGCCGACGCTGATCGCCTGCCGCACCACGATCGGCTTCGGCGCGCCGCACAAGGCCGGCACCGCGAAGGCCCATGGCGAGGCGCTCGGCGCCGACGAGCTCAAGGCGGCCAAGGAAAATCTCGGCATCTCGCTCGAGCCGTTCTCGGTGCCCGACGACGTGCTGAAGGCGTGGCGCGCGGCAGGCAGCCGCGGCGCGGCGGCTCGTCAGGAATGGGAAGCGAGGCTCGGTGAACTCGGCAGCCGCAAGCGCGCCGAGTTCGAGCGCCGCCTGCGCCATGAGCGTCCGGCGTCGCTGGCAAAGGCATTCAAAACCTACAAGAAGGAACTGCTGGAAAAGCCGATGACTGCGGCCACGCGCAAGTCCTCGGAGGCCGTGATCGAAGTCATCGCCGGGGCGATGCCGATGGAATTCCTCGCAGGCTCAGCCGACCTCACCGGCTCCAACAACAACAAGGCGAAGTCGGCGACCGCTTTCTCCGCCAAGACGCCGAAGGGCCGCTTCATCCATTATGGCATTCGCGAGCACGGCATGTGCGCCGCCATGAACGGCATCTTCCTGCACGGCGGCTTCGCGCCGAACGGAGCCACGTTCCTGGTGTTCACGGACTACGCCCGTCCGGCCATGCGCCTTGCCGCGTTGATGGGCACCGGCGTGGTCTATGTGATGACCCACGATTCCATCGGCCTTGGCGAAGACGGACCGACCCATCAGCCGGTCGAGCATCTCTCCGCACTTCGCGCCATCCCGAACATGCGCGTGTTCCGCCCCTGCGACTCCATCGAGGTCGCCGAGTGCTGGGAACTCGCGCTCAACCGAATCGACGGACCGACCGTGCTGGCGCTGACGCGACAGAACCTGCCGCAGCTCCGCACCAATGCGCCGAACGAAAGCCCCTGCCAATATGGCGCCTACGAGTTGGTCGCCGCGCAAGGCGAAGCCAAGGCGACCCTGTTCGCCTCGGGCTCGGAGGTCGAGATGGCTGTGGCCGCCCAGAAACAGCTCGCCGAGCGCGGCATTCCGACACGGGTGGTATCGGTCCCCTCGCTCGAACTCCTGCTAGCGCAACCAAAGGAACGCCGCGACGAGATCATCGGCAAGGCGCCGATCAAGGTCGCCATCGAGGCCGCGGTGCGCTGGGGCTGGGACGCCGTGATCGGCCCGGATGGCGAATTCGTGGGCATGCATTCCTTCGGCGCCAGCGCCCCTCTCAACAAGGTCTTTCAGCATTTCGGCATTACCGCCGAGGCTGCGGTTAACGCTGTCCTGAAGCGCGTTTCCTGA
- a CDS encoding DUF4164 domain-containing protein, with protein sequence MNDRVSNSSAMTESSAVEIEIATRRLTAALDALESAVERRRDADRDENELATRIQALGADRSRLADELDGALVKARKLERTNREISDRLDSAIVTIRSVLDTGEDG encoded by the coding sequence ATGAACGATCGCGTATCCAACAGCTCTGCCATGACGGAGTCCTCCGCCGTCGAGATCGAGATCGCGACCCGCAGGCTCACGGCGGCGCTCGACGCGCTCGAGAGCGCGGTCGAGCGCCGGCGCGATGCCGATCGCGACGAGAACGAGCTCGCGACGCGGATTCAGGCATTGGGCGCAGACCGCTCGCGGCTTGCCGACGAGCTCGACGGCGCACTGGTGAAGGCGCGCAAGCTCGAGCGCACCAATCGCGAAATCTCCGATCGGCTCGATTCCGCAATCGTCACGATACGCTCGGTGCTCGATACCGGAGAGGATGGATGA
- a CDS encoding 5-formyltetrahydrofolate cyclo-ligase, with amino-acid sequence MTNTKSELRAKALAKRDGLSEKKRVAAATKLAKRGLPFKLLPGSIVSGYSPIRSEIDPMPLLRRLAEEGARLALPCVTARGQSLVFRIFHPSDRLMLGPLGIPEPSPAASEVIPDIMLTPLAAFDRLGHRIGYGAGHYDFTFAHLRKAKNIIGIGLAFAVQEIEAVPALSHDVALDYVLTESDVLEFRSSEVAHSLRG; translated from the coding sequence ATGACCAATACCAAGTCCGAACTCCGTGCCAAAGCCCTCGCAAAACGCGACGGGCTGAGCGAGAAGAAGCGCGTCGCTGCCGCCACAAAGCTCGCCAAGCGCGGGCTGCCGTTCAAGCTGCTGCCCGGGAGCATCGTCTCCGGCTACTCGCCGATCCGCAGCGAGATCGATCCGATGCCGCTGCTGAGGAGGCTCGCGGAGGAGGGCGCGCGACTGGCGCTGCCCTGTGTGACCGCGCGCGGTCAGTCGCTGGTCTTCCGCATCTTTCATCCGAGCGACCGGCTGATGCTCGGCCCGCTCGGCATTCCCGAACCGTCGCCGGCAGCTAGCGAAGTCATTCCCGACATCATGCTGACGCCGCTTGCGGCCTTCGACCGTCTCGGCCATCGCATCGGCTATGGTGCGGGGCATTACGACTTCACCTTCGCACACTTACGCAAAGCCAAGAACATCATCGGCATCGGGCTGGCTTTTGCAGTGCAGGAGATCGAGGCGGTTCCGGCACTATCCCACGACGTGGCGCTGGATTATGTGCTAACGGAATCCGACGTGTTGGAATTCCGGAGTTCTGAAGTTGCGCATTCTCTTCGTGGGTGA
- a CDS encoding phosphoglycerate kinase, which yields MTNKFRTLDDVDVKGKRVLLRVDLNVPMDNGRVSDATRLERVAPTITEIADKGGKVILLAHFGRPKGRDAKESLKPVAEALSKVVNKPVAFAEDCIGEPAAKAVASLKDGDILCLENTRFHPEEEKNDPDFVAELARLGDIWINDAFSAAHRAHASTEGLGHKLPAYAGRTVQAELDALEKALGSPTKPVIAIIGGAKVSTKIDLLENLVNKVDALVIGGGMANTFLHAQGVGIGKSLAEKDLAATALRIMEKAEAANCAIILPVDATVAYRFAANAPSHAYGLDAIPADGMILDVGPQSIARIHAAIDDAATLVWNGPLGAFEMQPFDRGTMAAAKHAAERTKAKKLVSIAGGGDTVAALNQAHVAGQFTYVSTAGGAFLEWMEGKPLPGVEVLRTK from the coding sequence ATGACCAACAAATTCCGCACCCTCGACGACGTCGACGTGAAGGGCAAGCGCGTGCTGCTGCGCGTCGATCTCAACGTGCCCATGGACAACGGCCGCGTCAGTGACGCGACCCGGCTCGAGCGCGTCGCGCCGACCATCACGGAGATCGCCGACAAGGGCGGCAAGGTCATCCTGCTCGCGCATTTCGGCCGGCCGAAGGGCCGCGATGCAAAGGAGTCGCTGAAGCCGGTGGCCGAAGCGCTGTCGAAGGTCGTGAACAAGCCGGTCGCGTTCGCCGAGGATTGCATCGGCGAGCCCGCGGCGAAGGCCGTCGCTAGCCTGAAGGATGGCGACATCCTCTGTCTGGAAAACACCCGCTTCCACCCGGAAGAGGAAAAGAACGATCCGGATTTCGTCGCGGAGCTCGCCAGGCTCGGCGACATCTGGATCAATGACGCGTTCTCGGCGGCGCACCGCGCCCACGCCTCGACCGAAGGCCTCGGCCACAAGCTGCCGGCCTATGCCGGCCGCACCGTGCAGGCCGAGCTCGATGCGCTGGAGAAGGCGCTGGGCTCGCCGACCAAGCCGGTCATCGCCATCATCGGCGGCGCCAAGGTCTCGACCAAGATCGACCTGCTGGAAAACCTCGTCAACAAGGTCGATGCGCTGGTGATCGGCGGCGGCATGGCCAACACCTTCCTGCACGCCCAGGGTGTCGGAATCGGCAAATCGCTGGCCGAGAAGGATCTCGCCGCGACTGCGCTGCGCATCATGGAGAAGGCGGAAGCCGCCAACTGCGCCATCATCCTGCCCGTGGACGCCACCGTTGCCTATCGTTTTGCCGCCAACGCGCCCTCGCATGCCTATGGCCTCGACGCGATCCCGGCGGACGGCATGATCCTCGACGTCGGCCCGCAGTCGATCGCGCGCATCCATGCGGCGATCGACGATGCCGCGACGCTGGTCTGGAACGGACCGCTCGGCGCCTTCGAGATGCAGCCGTTCGACCGCGGCACGATGGCGGCCGCGAAGCATGCCGCCGAACGCACCAAGGCGAAAAAGCTGGTCTCGATCGCGGGTGGCGGCGACACCGTTGCGGCCCTCAACCAGGCCCATGTGGCCGGTCAGTTCACCTATGTCTCGACCGCCGGTGGCGCATTTCTTGAATGGATGGAAGGCAAGCCCCTGCCCGGCGTCGAAGTTCTGCGCACCAAGTAA